The sequence ACCCATAGATGACGTCGGCGATGGGGGCCCCCTTGGTGAGGATGGCCCGGTTCAGGGTCTCCCCGGCATCCCCCCCCTTGAGGAAGCGGAGCTTCAGGCCCGTTTCCCGCTCAAACCGGGCGATGAGCCCCTTATCCAGGGAAAAGCTGCTGTGGGTGAGGACGGTGACTTCCTGGGCAAAGCCCAAAGCCAAAAGGACCAGCAAAGACCAAAGCCTTAACATACAACCCCTCCTTGTCACCGGGAGGGGCCTTGGTCACCTTCCCTACGCCGGCATTACCCGGTTCAGGTTCCAAGGGTATTTCTCAGCCCCATGGGAGGAGCACCCCCGGTGACGCCTAGAGTTTACCACCCTCCCCGGCCCCAGAAGGGCAACCCAGGCCCCTTTCACACCCTCCAAGGAGCCAGCAGGCCCTCGAGGCTCTCCCGAAAGACCTCGCCAAAGGCCTCCGGCTGGTCGATCCAGGGGTAGTGCCCGGCCTCCGGGACCACGCGGATGGGAGCCCGAAGGCGCTCCGCCACCTCCTCGGCGTAGGGGTAGCTGGTGCCGTCCCTTTCCCCCACCACCACCGCCACCGGCTTGCGGCTTGGGGTAAGGTGGGGGGTATAGTCCAGCCGCCAAAGGCCGTTTCTCAGGAACGCCCAGGCGGGCGTGTCGGGGCCCAGGATGCCCGAGCCCTCCGCCACCCACTCGTACTCCAGGCGGCCATGGGGGGTGGGGAACATGAGGCGGTCAAAGAGAGCCTTGGGCTCCGCCTTCTGCAAAGCGGCCCTCAGGTTTTCCTCCGGATCCCCCAAAGGCTCCAGGCCCGCCGCCTCCGCCAGCCTTGCGGAAAGCCAGGGGAAGCTCACCCATGGGGCCAGCAGGAGGGCCCCATCCACCTCTGGGTAGCGGCGAAGGAGCCCCAGGGCCACCAGGGCCCCGAAGCCGTGGGCCAGAAGGTGAAACCGCTCGATCCCTAGGGCCTCGGCCAGGGCTAAGGTGTCCTCCACCAAGGCGTCCACGGTGAAGAGCCTCGGGTCTTGGGGAAGCTCCAGGCTCCGGCCCGACCCCCGCTGGTCAAAGTAGATGACCCGGAAATCCTCCAGGTAGTCCTGAAGCCCTTCCCTAAGGGCATAGGCGTTGCCCCCAGGCCCGCCGTGGAGAACGAGGATGGCGGGGGCATGCTCGTCCCCCACGTCCTCCACGTAGAGCTCCGCTTCCCCTACGGGGATGTAGCCGATTTCTTCCCGCATCCCCTATAGACTACCCCATCCTGCAGGGTAAAGGCCCAAACCTTAACCCCGGGGAGGGCCTGGGCCTTTCCCAAGGCCTCCTCCCCGGCGCCGAATACCTCCAGAAGCCACACCCCTTCCCCCTCAAGAAGCCAAAAGGGGTAGGGAAGCTGCCGGGCTAGGGCCAGAAGGGCCCCCTTGTCCTTCCCCTCCACGAAAAGCACCCTCATCCCTTCCCCCAAAGGCGGTGGTAAAAGAGGATCTCTGCGCTCTCCTCCAAGGTGGTGAGGAGGCTATAGGCTTCCAAAAGGGCCTCCTCGGGCTTTTCCTTAAGCCCTATGGCAAAGGCCCCGTGCCCCCTTAAGAGGCAGGCCCGGTGCTCCTTAAGGGCCTCGGCCACGGCCATGGCCGCCTCGAGGGTGGCGCTCGCGGTTTTGGGGGCCAGCACCGGCACTTCCTTTAGATAGTACTGGCCCTCGAGGTCCAGGGGAACAAGAAGATCCAGGTGCAGGGAGAGGGCCACCGCCACCCGGGGGTGGGCATGGACGATGGCCCGGGCTGGGGTCCTTAGGTAGACCTCCCGGTGGATAACGCTTTCCACGCTGGCCCCTTGGGGAAAGGGACCCTCCAGGGGCACCTCCACCAGGTCCTCCGGGGTAAGCCTCCCCTTCTGCACCCCGCTTTTGGTGATGAGAAAGCCCTCCTTGGTGCGCACGGAAAAGTTCCCCGCGGTGGCGGAGATGAGCCTATGGTGGAAGAGGTCCTCCCCCACCTGACGAAAGACCCCATAAAGCCGGGCCAACATGGCCCCATTATGGCGCACTCCCGGCCCTAACAGGGCCACCGGGCAATGCCCTTTATCGGGGTCCGGCAACGCCCTGGAAAAAGGCCTTATACCCTTTCCTCTTGTTTCCTTCGCTAAGCCCCAACGAGATGACGCCTACCGGAGGCCCTTTCCGGGGCCCCCACCCTGGCGCAAGCCAGGGTGGGGTGGTATTACCAGGGTCCTGGGCGGAAGCCAGGGAACCCGTCCCCCATGGGGTGGCCTTAGGCCTGTTTGCCGGGCTGCTCCCGGCGAGCAGGGCGGCGAAGGGCGGGCTCCTTGGCCTCCACCGCCTCCTTCCTGGCCTCCTCGATGGCCTTGAGGGTCCTTTTGTCCACCACCTGGGTGAAGCGGACGAAGTCGCTTCCCGTGCCGGCGGGGATCAGGCGGCCCAGGATCACGTTTTCCTTAAGGCCAATGAGCTCGTCCTTCTTGCCGGCGATGGCCGCCTCGGTGAGCACGTGGGTGGTGTTCTGGAAGCTGGCGGCGGAAAGCCAGCTCTTGGTGGAAAGGGCGCTCTTGGTCACCCCCATGAGGAGGGGCTTCCAGGCCACCGGGGTCTTGCCCTCGGCGATGAGCCGTTCGTTCAGGGCTTCCACGTCCCACTTCTCCAGGACCTGGCCCTCCAGAAGGCGGCTATCCCCGGGGTCGGTGACCTCCACGTACTTGAGCATCTGCCGCACCACGATCTCGATGTGCTTGTCGTGGAGCTTCACCCCCTGGGCCCGGTAGACCTTTTGGATCTCGTCCACCAGGTAGCGCTCCACCGCCTCGGGGCCCTTGGCCTCCAAAAGCTGGTGGGGGTCCACGGCCCCGCGGGTTAGGGGCTGGCCGGCTTCCACATAATCCCCATCCTTCACCACCAAGCGGGCATCCTTGGGGAGCTTGTACTCCTTGGAAAAGCCTTCAGACTCCACGAAGACCGAAAGCCTCTCCTCGGTTTCCTCAATGCGCACCACCCCGTCGATCTCGGAGATGACCGCCTTGGCCTTGGGCCTGCGGGCCTCAAAGAGCTCGATGACCCGGGGCAGACCCTGGGTGATGTCGGTACCCACCGCCACGCCACCCGTGTGGAAGGTGCGCATGGTGAGCTGCGTGCCGGGCTCGCCGATGGACTCCGCCGCCACCACCCCCACCGCCTCGCCGATGGACACGGGCCGGGCCATGGAGAGGTCGTAGCCGTAGCACTTCTGGCACACCCCGTAGCGGGTCTGGCAGGTGAGGGGGCTCCGCACCGGCACCTCCTTGATCTCCCCTGCCTCCGCCGCCTTGATGAGGAGGGCCACGTCCTCGAGGGTCAGGTACCGCCCTTCCTCCAAGCGTTGGCCCAGGACCTCCACCTCCCGGGCCAGCACGCGGCCATAGAGGCCGGACTCGATGTCCGAGCGCTTCCTCAGGCGCAGGGTGCGGGTGACCTCGTCGGGCTGGAAGAGGGGCACGGAGATGAAGTTGGTGGTGCCGCAGTCCGCCTCCCGCACCACGATCTCGTGGGCCACGTCCACCAGCTTCCGGGTCAAATACCCGGAGTCCGCGGTCCTAAGAGCGGTGTCGGCCCCACCCTTGCGGGCCCCGTGGCTGGAGATGAAGTACTCCAAGACGGTGAGGCCCTCCCGGAAGGAGGAGCGCACCGGCACCTCGAAGGTCTCCCCCGAGGGTTTTTGCATGAGGCCGCGCATGCCGCAAAGCTGGCGGATCTGCTGGGGGTTACCCCGGGCCCCGGACTGGGCCATCACGTAGAGGGGGTTGAAGGGGTAGTTCTCCTCAAAGTTCTTGAAGACCGCCTGGGTGACCTTTTCCGTGGTCTCGGTCCAGAGCTGGATCACCTGGTCGTAGCGCTCCCGGTCGGTGAGGAAGCCCATCTCGTAGGCCTGCTCGATCTGCCGGAGCTTCCTGTCCGCCTCCTCCAGGTACCTCTGCTTCTCGGGAGGGATGACGGCGTCGTCGATGCCGATGGTGATCCCGCTGGTGGTGGAGAGGGTGAAGCCGTAGTACTTGAGGGCGTCCAAGAGCCTTGCGGTCTTCTCAATCCCCAGGCGCAGGAAGGACTGGTAGACCAGGTCCTTGAGGGAGTTCTTCTCCTGGGGGACGTCCATCTGCAAAAGCTCCTGGGCCACCTTCTCGTCCCCCACCGCCTCGCCCACGATGCGGGCGAAGAGGACCCGGCCTGGGCTAGTCTCCAGCCGCTTGCCCAGGTAGCGCACCGTGACCACGTCCTGCAGGTCCAGAAGGCCGTGGGCCACCGCCAAAAGGGCCTCGTCGGGGCTTGCGAAGGCGAACTTCAAGCGGCCCACGCTGGTCTCCCTGCCCGCCACCTTGATGGGGGCGTTTAGGGCCACCTCCCCCCGCTGGTAGGCGGCCAGGGCCTCCTCCACCGTGGCGAACTCCCGGCCCGCCCCCTTCTTCTCCCGGCGCACCTGGGTGATGTAGTAAAGCCCCAGGATGATGTCCCGGCTGGGCTTGGCCAGGGGCTCCCCGGAAGCCGGGGAGAGGAGGTTGTGGGCGGAGAGCATCTGGATGCGGGCCTCCGCCTGGGCGAAGGAGGAGAGGGGCACGTGCACCGCCATCTGGTCCCCGTCAAAGTCGGCGTTGAAGGCCTCGCACACCAGGGGGTGGAGCTGGATGGACTGCCCCTCCACCAGGACCGGCTGGAAGGCCTGGATGCCCAGGCGGTGCAGGGTGGGGGCCCGGTTCAGGAGCACCACCTTGCCGTGGATTACCTCCTCCAGGGCATCCCACACCTCGTCCTTGATGTCCCGCTGCCTTTCCAGCATCCGGCGGGCCGCCTTCACGTTGGGGGCGATGCCCTTTTCCTCCATCTTCTTAAGGAGGAAGGGCTTGAAGAGCTCCAGGGCCATGCGCTTGGGCAGGCCGCACTGGTGGAGCTTGAGCTGGGGCCCCACCACGATCACGCTTCGCCCCGAGTAGTCCACCCGCTTGCCCAAGAGGTTCTGACGGAAGCGGCCCTGCTTGCCGGAGAGGATGTCGGTGAGGCTCCTAAGGGGCCGTTCGGAGCCCGGGTTGGTGACGGGAGAGCCGCGGCGGCCGTTGTCGATGACCGCATCCACCGCTTCCTGGAGCATGCGCTTCTCGTTGCGGATGATGATCTCCGGAGCCCCCTGGGCCAGGAGCTTCTTCAGGCGGTTGTTGCGGTTGATGAGGCGGCGGTAGAGGTCGTTGAGGTCGCTGGTGGCGAAGCGCCCCCCGTCCACCTGCACCATGGGCCGGAGGTCGGGAGGTAGCACGGGGACCGCCTCCAGGACCATCCACTCCGGGCGGTTGCCGGAGTCCAGGAAGGCCCGGACCACCTCGAGGCGCTTCCTGGCCTTGGCCCGCCGGGCCCGGGAGGGGTGCTTCATCTCCTCCAAAAGCTCGGCCTCCAGCTTCTCCAGGTCCAGCTCCTTCAGAAGGGCCTGGATGGCCTCGGCCCCCATGCGGGCGTCGATGTCGTAGGACTCCACCACCCGCACCACGTTCCGCACCAGGTCCACCTCCACCCGGCCGTAGATCTCGCTCTTGACCTTGCCCCCATCCGCCAGGACATCCCCCGGGGCCACCCGGTCCCCGGTGGTCACCTCCACGTCGTCCTCAAAGGGGTAGAGGCGGGCCTTCATCACCACGATGCTGGCGGGCTCGTGCAGGTGGACCACCCCCTCGGCCTCGGCGATCACCTCCTCCTCGGGGTCAATGGCCGCCACCACCTTCTCCCCCGCCTGGACGTGGGCCCCTTCGGGCACCACCACGTTCATGTGGGGGGCCACCGCATAGTCCTTAGGCTCCGTCCACTCCAGGAAGAAGGTGAGGTAGACGGTATCCCCCTCCTCCTCCGCCTCCACCTCCTTGGCGCTCATGTGCCGGGGCATCCGCAAAAGCCCCCGCCCTTCCGCCAGGGGCTGGCCCTTTTCCACCACCTCCCCCTGGACCACCAAGGGGGCAAGCCCCACGGGGAGGAAGTAGCGGGCCACGGGCTCGTCGTCCTTGAGCAGGGTGAGGAGGTGGCCCTCCTCCAGCCCCTTCAGCTCCACCACCCCCTCCTCCTCCGCCCGGAAGAGGTAGGGCTCGGGCAGCTCGGCCAAGACCTCCCCTGGCCTATAGGCCTCCTTCTCCACCCAGGCGGAGAGGGGGAGGCGGAGGCCTGCCCGCTCCTTGCGCAGGTAATCGATCCGCACCCGCCGGGGGAAGCGGTAAAGGGCCACCCCATCCATGCGGCTCACCACCCCGGGGAAAAGCTCCTGCCCCTTCACCACCTCCTCCCCGTCCTTGACCAGGGCGTCCACCCCTTGGGGCAAGGGGTAGGTTTCCTGCTTGCCGTAGCGGAGCTCCCGGTACTCCTCGTCGGTGAGGAGCTGCCGCTTCTGCACCAGCACCCCATCCAGCACCGCCCCCTTGGGGTCCAAGACGATGTACTTGCTGAAGTAGAGGACCTGCTCCAGCTCGGTGGCGGAGAGGTCCAGAAGGGTCCCGATCTTGGAGGGCACGTCCTTCACGAACCAGATGTGGGCCGCCGGGGTGGCCAGCTCGATGTGCCCCATGCGGTAGCGGCGCACGATGCTCTTGGTGACCTCCACCCCGCAGCGCTCGCACACCTTGCCCTCAAAGCGCTGGCGCTTGTACTTGCCGCAGGCGCACTCGTAGTCCTTGGTGGGGCCGAAGATGCGCTCGTCAAAGAGCCCATCCCTCTCGGGCTTCAGGGTGCGGTAGTTGATGGTTTCGGGCTTCTCCACCTCCCCGTAGCTCCAGGAGCGGATCTTTTCCGGAGAGGCCAGGGCGATGCGGACCTTGCGAACTTCCTTTTTCATTCTTCCTCCGCTGAGAGCAATCCCGCTTCTTCCGTGCGGTTTACCGCTTGGACGCCAAGCCCTCGAAGATGTCCACGGGGTTATCCCGCTCATCCAGGGTCTGCACGTCCAGGGCCAAGGCCTGAAGCTCCTTTACCAGAACCCGGAAGGACTCGGGTACGCTGGGCTCGGGCACGTCCTCCCCCTTGATGATGGCCTCGTAGGCGGCGTTGCGGCCCTCGATGTCGTCGGATTTCAAGGTGAGCATCTCCTGCAGGGTGTGGGCGGCCCCGTAGGCCTCGAGGGCCCACACCTCCATCTCCCCAAAGCGCTGGCCGCCGAACTGGGCCTTGCCACCCAAGGGCTGCTGGGTGATGAGGGAGTAGGGGCCAGTGGAGCGGGCGTGCATCTTGTCCTCCACCATGTGGTAGAGCTTCATGATGAACATCTGCCCCACCACGATGGGGCCCTCGATGGGCTCCCCGGAGCGGCCGTCGTAGAGGACCACCTTGCCCTGGGTGAAAAGCTCCCTAAGCTGCTCCTCCGGGCTCTTGCCGGGGCTCACCAGGCCCAGCTTCTCCGCCCGGGCCAGCACCTCCAGCTCCCTCTTGTCCACCCCGAAGCCCTCCTCCTTGCGCTTGCCGAAGTAGAGGTCAAAGGCCTCGGCCAAAAGGGCCTTGATCTCCGGCTCCGTGGCCCCGTCAAAGACCGGGGAGATGTACCGCTGGCCCAGGAAGAAGCCCGCCAGGCCCAAGTGGGTTTCCAGGATCTGCCCCAGGTTCATCCGGCTGGGCACGCCCAGGGGGTTCAGGATGATGTCCACGGGGGTGCCGTCCGGCAGGTGGGGCATGTCCTCCACGGGGAGGATCTTGGCCACCACCCCCTTGTTCCCGTGGCGGTTGGCCAGCTTGTCCCCCACCTGGAGCTTGCGCTTTTGCGCCACGTAAACCCGCACCACCTCCCGCACCCCGGGCTTCAGCTCCACCCCGGGGTCCCCCCGCCTCAGGCGCAGGGTGCCCACCACGATGCCCCCCTCGCCCGGGGGAACCCTCAAGGAGGTATCCTTCACGTCCCGGGCCTTATCCCCGAATATGGAGCGAAGAAGCCGCTCTTCGGGAGAAGGTTCCTGTTCCCCTTTGAAGCTGGTACGGCCCACCAGGATGTCCCCGGGCTTCACCTCAGCCCCGATGCGCACCACCCCTTCCTCGTCCAGGTCCCTCAGGGCCGCCTCGGAGAGGTGGGGGATATCCCGGGTGATGCGCTCCGGGCCCAGCTTGGTGTCCCGGGCCTCGATCTCGTAGCGCTCGATGTGGATGGAGGTGTAGAAGTCCCGCTTTAGGAGCTCCTCGCTGATGACGATGGCGTCCTCAAAGTTGTAGCCGTCAAAGGGCATGATGGCCACCAGGACGTTCTGCCCCAGGGCCAAGAAGCCCTCCTCGGAGGCGGGGCCGTCCGCCAAAAGGTCCCCCTTCTTTACCCTCTGGCCCACGGTCACCCGGGGGCGCTGGTCCAAGGCGGTGCCCTGGTTGGAACGGGCAAAGCGGCGCAGGGCGTACTCCACCAAGCGGCCGTCCCCGTAGCGCACGGCGATGCGGCGGCCATCCACCGCCACCACCTCCCCGTCCTCCTCGGCGTACACCGCGGCCAGGGAGTCCCGCACC is a genomic window of Thermus caldifontis containing:
- the rpoC gene encoding DNA-directed RNA polymerase subunit beta'; the protein is MKKEVRKVRIALASPEKIRSWSYGEVEKPETINYRTLKPERDGLFDERIFGPTKDYECACGKYKRQRFEGKVCERCGVEVTKSIVRRYRMGHIELATPAAHIWFVKDVPSKIGTLLDLSATELEQVLYFSKYIVLDPKGAVLDGVLVQKRQLLTDEEYRELRYGKQETYPLPQGVDALVKDGEEVVKGQELFPGVVSRMDGVALYRFPRRVRIDYLRKERAGLRLPLSAWVEKEAYRPGEVLAELPEPYLFRAEEEGVVELKGLEEGHLLTLLKDDEPVARYFLPVGLAPLVVQGEVVEKGQPLAEGRGLLRMPRHMSAKEVEAEEEGDTVYLTFFLEWTEPKDYAVAPHMNVVVPEGAHVQAGEKVVAAIDPEEEVIAEAEGVVHLHEPASIVVMKARLYPFEDDVEVTTGDRVAPGDVLADGGKVKSEIYGRVEVDLVRNVVRVVESYDIDARMGAEAIQALLKELDLEKLEAELLEEMKHPSRARRAKARKRLEVVRAFLDSGNRPEWMVLEAVPVLPPDLRPMVQVDGGRFATSDLNDLYRRLINRNNRLKKLLAQGAPEIIIRNEKRMLQEAVDAVIDNGRRGSPVTNPGSERPLRSLTDILSGKQGRFRQNLLGKRVDYSGRSVIVVGPQLKLHQCGLPKRMALELFKPFLLKKMEEKGIAPNVKAARRMLERQRDIKDEVWDALEEVIHGKVVLLNRAPTLHRLGIQAFQPVLVEGQSIQLHPLVCEAFNADFDGDQMAVHVPLSSFAQAEARIQMLSAHNLLSPASGEPLAKPSRDIILGLYYITQVRREKKGAGREFATVEEALAAYQRGEVALNAPIKVAGRETSVGRLKFAFASPDEALLAVAHGLLDLQDVVTVRYLGKRLETSPGRVLFARIVGEAVGDEKVAQELLQMDVPQEKNSLKDLVYQSFLRLGIEKTARLLDALKYYGFTLSTTSGITIGIDDAVIPPEKQRYLEEADRKLRQIEQAYEMGFLTDRERYDQVIQLWTETTEKVTQAVFKNFEENYPFNPLYVMAQSGARGNPQQIRQLCGMRGLMQKPSGETFEVPVRSSFREGLTVLEYFISSHGARKGGADTALRTADSGYLTRKLVDVAHEIVVREADCGTTNFISVPLFQPDEVTRTLRLRKRSDIESGLYGRVLAREVEVLGQRLEEGRYLTLEDVALLIKAAEAGEIKEVPVRSPLTCQTRYGVCQKCYGYDLSMARPVSIGEAVGVVAAESIGEPGTQLTMRTFHTGGVAVGTDITQGLPRVIELFEARRPKAKAVISEIDGVVRIEETEERLSVFVESEGFSKEYKLPKDARLVVKDGDYVEAGQPLTRGAVDPHQLLEAKGPEAVERYLVDEIQKVYRAQGVKLHDKHIEIVVRQMLKYVEVTDPGDSRLLEGQVLEKWDVEALNERLIAEGKTPVAWKPLLMGVTKSALSTKSWLSAASFQNTTHVLTEAAIAGKKDELIGLKENVILGRLIPAGTGSDFVRFTQVVDKRTLKAIEEARKEAVEAKEPALRRPARREQPGKQA
- a CDS encoding fuculose-1-phosphate aldolase: MLARLYGVFRQVGEDLFHHRLISATAGNFSVRTKEGFLITKSGVQKGRLTPEDLVEVPLEGPFPQGASVESVIHREVYLRTPARAIVHAHPRVAVALSLHLDLLVPLDLEGQYYLKEVPVLAPKTASATLEAAMAVAEALKEHRACLLRGHGAFAIGLKEKPEEALLEAYSLLTTLEESAEILFYHRLWGKG
- a CDS encoding alpha/beta fold hydrolase, encoding MREEIGYIPVGEAELYVEDVGDEHAPAILVLHGGPGGNAYALREGLQDYLEDFRVIYFDQRGSGRSLELPQDPRLFTVDALVEDTLALAEALGIERFHLLAHGFGALVALGLLRRYPEVDGALLLAPWVSFPWLSARLAEAAGLEPLGDPEENLRAALQKAEPKALFDRLMFPTPHGRLEYEWVAEGSGILGPDTPAWAFLRNGLWRLDYTPHLTPSRKPVAVVVGERDGTSYPYAEEVAERLRAPIRVVPEAGHYPWIDQPEAFGEVFRESLEGLLAPWRV